TCCTGTTCAATTTTTTTGGGAACTGACGAAGGGTTTCTCCATGTGCCCTGAAGCCGGTCCGACCCTGGCGGGCGCATTGCACGTTGGGCCGGCCAGCAGTTCTTGGCGAAGCGGAGCGGCCGCGGCCGAATTACTTCGGCCGCAGCGAAGCAAGCCTTAGAACTGCCCGGCCCGAGTGCGCGAACGCCAGGGTCGGACCGGCTTCAGGGCACATGCGACGGGGCTGCAGTGACAATCAGGCCTGTGCCGGTTTTGAGGTTGTTTAAAAGCCGGTTCTGTCAGCCTGGACAGCACTTGTAATAACGCTTGACAATTTTTGGAAAAAAAGAAAAAATTATAGGTTATGTTTTTTTAAAAGCGTTGATGGGCGGCCGTTTTCGGCTGCGGGCGAAGTGAACATGGCAGTAAAGGGCAGATACAATGAATCCAATTGCAGCACAGTTAAATGAAATAATTGAGCAGGGCAACGCCCATTTGATGGAAATGCTTTCCAGCGTGGGCAGGGAGCTGTTTTTTCCAAAAGGGATCCTTTCCCAGAGTGCAGAGGCCAAACAGAAGGCCACGCGTTTGAATGCCACCATCGGTATTGCCAGACAAGGCGACAGCGCCATGGTGCTGCCTTCGGTGATGCGCTCGGTTGCCGGCCTGGCACCTGAGCAGTCCGTGACCTACGCCCCCTCCTTTGGCATACCGCAGCTGCGAAGCACCTGGCAGAAGGAAATATATGAGAAAAATCCGTCGCTTGCCGGCAAAACCGTGAGCCTGCCCGTGGTGACAAACGGGATTACCCATGCCATCAGCATTTTTGCCGATGTGTGGACAGATCCGGGTGATGTGATTGTTTTGCCCGAGATGATGTGGGGCAATTACAATATGATTTTCGGGGTGAGAAAAAAGGCGCGCATCTCCCAATACCCGATTTTTACCGAAACAGGCGGCTATAACGTGGAGGCCCTGGCCGACTGCCTGAAAAAGGAGGCCCGGGAAAACCAGAAAATCACCGTGCTGCTCAATTTCCCCCACAATCCCACGGGCTATACCCTCACGGAAACAGAAGCCGATCAGGTGGTGGCCGTGCTCACCGAACTGGCCGGGGCCGGCACCAATGTCATTGTTGTCTGCGATGACGCCTATTTCGGCTTGTTTTACGAGGACGGAATTTTAAAGGAATCGATCTTTTCCCGGCTGTGCGGATGCCATCCCCGCCTGCTGGCCGTCAAGCTCGACGGGGCCACCAAGGAAAATTATGTCTGGGGCCTGCGGGTGGGCTTTATCACTTACGGGGCGGTCATTGACGGTGATGCCGCAGAGGTCTTTGACGTCCTTGAGCGCAAAACCGCCGGGTGCGTGCGCGGCAATATTTCCAATGCCTCGCATTTGAGCCAGTCCATTGTGGTAAAATCCATGCAGGATGAAAATTACCAGGCGGAAAAGCATGACAGATACGAACTGCTCCGGGCCCGGGCCGAAACCGTGAAACAGGTACTGGCAGATCCCAAATATGATTCTGCCTGGGATGTTTATCCCTTTAACTCCGGTTATTTCATGTGCATCCGGTTAAAGACCGTGGAGGCGGAAACATTGCGGGTGCACCTGCTTGATCACTACGGGGTGGGGCTGATTGCACTGGGCAGATACGATCTGCGGGTGGCCTTTTCCTGTCTGGAAAAAGATGATATCCGCACCCTGTTTGACATTGTGCATCAGGGAATTGCGGATTTGACCCGGGATACGGGATAATCCGGGCCGGTTTGTTTGCACGGCCGCATATGCCGGAAAGAAGATAGCGTGGCACAGCAGCATCGTATTCATCAACTGGCGGTTTTGCTAAAGCAGCGGATCCGGTCTGTCAACCTTGCCCGGGCGGGCAAGTGGAGCCTTTTTTTTGTTCTCATCGGCATTATTGCCGGCACCGGCTCCATTATTTTCCAGTATCTGTGCCAGCTCGGAGCCCATGTGTTCATGGACTGGATGGCCGGTTACCGCCCCCCGCAGCCGGCCGGGGAAGGACATATCCTGCCGCCTACCGCCACGGTGTTCAATCGCTGGATTCTTTTGTTTCTGCCGGCTGTCGGCGGATTGTTAAGCGGCTGGATCGTTTACCGGTTTGCCCCGGAGGCCGAAGGCCACGGCACGGATGCAGCTATTGAGGCCTATCACCAGAAGGGCGGGTTCATGCGCTCCCGGGTACCGATTGTCAAAACGATTGCCTCGGCCATTACCCTGACCACCGGCGGTTCCGGCGGAAGGGAAGGGCCCATTGCACAGATCGGGGCGGGTTTCGGCTCTTTTATGGCCACCAAACTCAAGCTGTCGGAGCGCGAGCGCCGAATCATGCTGGCCGCAGGCATCGGCGCAGGGGTGGGCAGTATTTTCCGGGCACCGCTGGCAGGGGCGCTGTTTGCCTCGGAAGTGCTTTACAGCGACCCGGATTTTGAATCCGAGGTCATCATCCCGGCCGGAATTTCCTCGGTGGTGGCCTATTGCCTGTTCTCCCTGGTATTCGGCTGGGGCACCCTGTTTGATTCGCCCGAATTCAGGTTCCAGAACCCCCTGGAACTCGGTCCCTATATTGTTCTGGCCCTGGTGCTGTCGGTTTTGAGCCTCTGCTATGTCACATCCTTTTACGGGGTTACGGATCTGTTTAAGAAAATCCGGATTCCCAATCATGTCAAGCCGGCCATCGGCGGGATGCTAACCGGCATGGTCGGATTTTACCTGCCCTCCACCCTGGCGTTTGGCTATGGTTACGCACAGCAGGCCATTTTCAATGAACTGGCCATCTCTGTTTTGCTGGCCCTGGCCCTGGGAAAGATCCTCACCACCTCCTTTACCATCGGCTCCGGGGGCAGCGGGGGCGTGTTCGGGCCTTCAGTGGTCATTGGCGGGGCCATGGGCGGAGTGGTGGGAAAACTGTTTCACCAGCTGATCCCCGGTGTTGTCACCAGCCCAGGTGCTTTTGTGGTGGTGGGCATGGCGGGGTTTTTCACGGCCGTGTCCAACGCGCCCATTTCCACCATTATTTTTGTCAGCGAGATGACCAATTCCTATGAACTCCTTCTGCCCAGCCTGTTTGTCTGCTCCATCTGCTATGTGACATCCCGGCGCTGGAGCATTTACCGCAAGCAGGTCAAAAACCGGGTGGCATCGCCGGCCCATGCCGGAGAATTCATGGTGGACGTGCTCCAGTTGATCAAGGTGCGGGATCTGATGCACCTGGTGCGAAAGGTCCCCACCATTCCCGAGCACATGCCGTTTCAACAGTTCAAGGTGTTTTTTTCCCAGACAAAGCAGCATTATTTTCCGGTCATGGACGAGGAAAACCGTATGAGGGGGATTTTTTCAAGCACGGACATCCGGGGGGTTTTGTTTTCCCCGGAAATCGAGCACCTGGTGGTCATGCGCGATATTGCCACCTCCACCGTGGTGGCCACCACGGCTTCCGAAGATTTAAATACCGTGCTGCAAAAGATGACCACCAAAAACATTGACAGCCTGCCAGTGGTTTCCGAGGAAGACGCGCATGTACTGCTGGGCATGCTTGACAGAAGGGATGTGATTGCCTTCTACAACCGGCAGGTGCAGCGCTTAAAGGCCGGAGAACTGGGACCGCAGGGGGCATGAAGCCATTTTTTTAGTATTCCACGTCTACAAGAAACAGGCCGTGGGCCGGGGCCGTGGCACCGGCGTGGCTGCGGTCTTTGGAATCCAGGATGGCCGGCATTTCTTCCGGGGTCATTCGCCCCAGGCCCGTTTCAACCAGGGTACCCAGGATGTTTCTGACCATGTAGCGGAGAAATCCGTTTGCGGTGATTTCAAAGATGATCTGCGGGTCTTTGGCATCTGTAAGAAACCGGGCCGTAGAAATTGTCCGGATGCTGTGGGATCTGGGGCTGCCGGTGTTTTCAAATGCGCCAAAATCATGGGTGCCTTTGACATGCCGGGCGGCCTGCACCATGGCTTTAATGTCTATGGGTTTTGCAATGTGCCAGGCATACTGCCGGCCGATGGCCGGGGCCAGGGGGCGGTTTAAGATATAGTAACGATAGGTTTTCTGCCTGACATCATAGCGGGCGTGAAAGGTCTCTGATTCGCGGGTGCAGGAACGGATGACAATGTCTTCGGGCAGCAGGCTGTTTAGCCCGGAGAAAAAAGCATCCGGCGTGAGGCGGGTCTGGCAGCGGAAATGGGCGCTTTGGCCCAGGGCGTGCACCCCTGCATCTGTCCGGCCCGATCCCGTGACCCGGACGGGCTGGCGGGTCATGGTAAAAAGGGCTTTTTCAATTTGGCCCTGGATGGTGCGACCGGTTTTCTGGATCTGCCAGCCGTTGAAATCCGTGCCGTCGTATTCCACAATGAGTTTGAAGGTCTGCATAAAAACAATTTCTAATCCGGATCAAACCGGATTGCAAGGGATATAGAAGGAGCGATGCCAATGGTTAAGGGATTTCGCGCGGCAGCCGTATGTGCGGGGTTAAAGAAAAACGGAAAAAAGGACCTGGCCCTGATTGTCTCGGATCCCCCTGCTGCCGCAGCCGGGGTGTTTACCCAAAACCGGGTCCAGGCCGCACCTGTGCGCCTTGACAAGCAGCGCCTGAGCAGCGGGGTGTGCCGGGCCATTATTGTCAACAGCGGCAATGCCAACTGCTGTACCGGCGATCAGGGCATGGAAGATGCCCGCGCCATGACCCGGCTGGCCGCAGAAGCCATCAACGCTGATGATGCGCATGTTATGGCCGCCTCCACGGGTGTGATCGGCCAACCCCTGAACATGGACAAAATCCGGGCTGCCGTACCCGGTCTTGCGGGCGGGCTTTCTCCGGATGGGTTTGAGGCGGCAGCCGAGGCCATTATGACCACAGATACCCGGCCCAAACTGGTTTCCGGGCAGGGGCAGATGGGGGAAAAAACCTACAGCCTGGCGGCCATGGCCAAGGGCTCGGGCATGATCCGGCCGGACATGGCCACCATGCTTTGCTTTGTGTGCACGGATCTTGAAATCGCGGCTGTGGATCTGCAGCAGGCCCTGGTTTCTGCAAACGAGGCTTCTTTTAACCGCATCACAATAGACGGAGATACCAGCACCAATGACACGGTGCTGGTGCTGGCAAACGGCCAGAGCGGAGCGCAGGCAAAAACGCCTGCGGATTTGCGGGCGTTTGCTGAATTGCTGGAAAATGTCCTGGGAAAACTGGCCCGAATGATCGTAGAAGACGGGGAGGGGGCCACCAAGTGCGTGGAAATTTCCGTGATCAATGCAGAGTCCCGGGAAAATGCCCGGCAGATGGCCGATACCGTGGCCAATTCCAGCCTGGTGAAAACCGCTTTTTTTGGCGAGGACGCCAACTGGGGCCGGATCATTGCGGCTCTGGGCCGGGCCGGGGTAAAATTTGACCCGGACGCCGTGGATATCTGGTTTGATGACGTGAAAATTGTGGAAAAGGGCATGGGCTGCGGTGATACGGCCGAGGCCGCGGCCACTGAAGTGCTGCGGAAAAAAACCTTTGTTGTTACCATTGACGTGAAATCCGGCTCGCAGCAGGCCGCGGTGCTCACCTGTGATTTTTCCGTGGATTACGTGAAAATCAACGCGGATTACCGGTCCTGATCATGGCACCCAAAGAGGAAAAAAAACGGGTCCGCCTCCAGAAGTTTATGGCTGATGCCGGTATCTGCTCCCGCCGGAGGGCGGAAGATTATATCCGAAAGGGCTTGGTGCAGGTAAACGGGCAAACGGTTACCCAAATGGGCACCACCGTGGATCCGGATACCGATCGGGTGGAAGTATCCGGCAAACCCGTTGTCCCGGCCCGGCAGGAGGTATATATCATGCTCAACAAGCCTGCGGGCTATATCTGCTCCTGCAGCCAGCCGGGCCGGAAAATCGTGCTGGATCTGGTTGATGTGGATCAGCGGGTCTTTCCCGTGGGCCGGCTGGATCGCGATTCCACGGGTCTGGTTTTGCTCACCAGCGACGGCCGGATTCATCATCGCCTGGCCCACCCGTCATTTGACCATGAAAAGCAATATGAGGTGGCAGTCGACCGACCGGTTTCTGATGCAAAACTCGATGAGCTGCGCTGCGGGGTGAAGCTGTCCGACGGCATGACCCGGCCGGCAGAGGTACTGCGCCATGGCGAAAAAAGTTTTGACATCACCCTGCAGGAAGGCCGCAACCGGCAGATCCGGCGCATGGCCGAGGCCGTGGGCTGCAAGGTGGTCCGCCTGCACAGAATCCGCATGGGCCCGGTTTGGCTAAAGGATCTGCCACCCGGTCAGTGGCGCCACCTGACAGAGGCAGAACAGCGGAAGTTGCTCAATTCCTGCGGCCTGTAGTCGGTGGTCAGTGGTCGGCGATCAGCAGACTGACTGCTGACCACCGATTACTGTGAACTTCCCGGATCCTCTTCCCGCAGTTCCTGGTGCTTGATATTCAACCCTTCGGCGATGAATATGACCTGTTCACCGATGTTGGTGGAAAGATCCGCCACTCTTTCCATGCACCGCGAAATGATGATGGTCTGGATGGAGCGGCGGGTTTTGATGCGCCTGCTGTCAATGGCCGGAGCGTCGGCAACAATGAGTTCAATGAGGCTTTTTAGTACCTGTACGGTGGACTCGTCTGCCTGGTCATCCATCCTGCGTATCTCCCGTGCGGTTTGCACATCCATGTCGCGAAACGACATGATGGCTTGCTTCAGCATTTGCCGGCTTGTCTCAATAAGACTTTCCATTGCTGATGTCTTTTCAAGCGGGGGGTGCTGGCACAGAAAAATTGTCCGCTCGGCGATATTTACCGCCTGGTCGGCTATGCGTTCGAGCTCGTTGCTGATTTTCATGTTGCCGATGATCATGCGCAAATCCTTTGCCATGGGCTGTTCCAGGGCAAGCAGGCGCAGGGACTGTTTGTCCACTTCCAGTTCAATGCTGTTTATTTTTTTGTCTCCGTCAATAACTTCCTGGGCCAGTTCGGTATCCCGGTTTTTATAGGCCCTGGTGGCTCTTTCATAAGCATCCTGGCAATGGGCGGCCATGTTTAAGACTGTTATTTTTAGCTTTTCAAGCTCCTGGTGAAAATGCAGCCGTTCCATCTATCCTCCTTGTTATCCGAACCGTCCGGTGATGTAGTCTTCGGTCTGTTTAAGGCCGGGCCGGGTAAACAAAGTTTCCGTATCTCCGGACTCAATCAGCTTTCCCATGTAGAAAAACGCGGTTATATCCGATACCCGGGCCGCCTGCTGCATGTTGTGGGTAACGATTATGATGGTGAATCTTTTCTTTAGTTCATGGATCAGGTCCTCGATCTTCTGTGTGGCGATCGGGTCCAATGCCGAGGCGGGCTCGTCCATGAGAAGAACTTCGGGTTCCACCGCCAGGGCGCGGGCAATGCAGAGCCGCTGCTGCTGCCCTCCTGAAAGCCCCAGGGCCGACTGGTTGAGCCGGTCTTTTATCTCGTCCCACAGGGCTGCCTGCTTGAGGTTCCATTCAACTTTTTCCCTTAAAAGACGTTTGTCTTTTATGCCGTTTACCCGCAGGCCGTAGGCCACGTTGTCAAAAACGGTTTTCGGAAAAGGGTTGGGCTTTTGAAACACCATGCCAACCCGCCGTCGCAGGCTGACCACGTCCACCGAGGGGGAGTAAATATTTTCGCTGTCAAGAAGTATTTCGCCTTCGGCCCGGGTTGCCGGTATCAGGTCGTTCATGCGGTTTAAGCACCTTAGGAAAGTACTTTTTCCGCACCCCGAGGGGCCGATCAATGCAGATACCTGGTTTTTCCGCAATTCCAGGTTGATGTCTTCAAGAGCTTTGAAATCCCCGTAATAAAAATTAAGGCTGTTTACCTGAAATTTTGCCTGCTCCGTCATGTCTGGTCCAGTCCTTTTTGTTTATTGCCGCAACCACCGGTGTTGCTGTCTACATCTTCCGGGCCCTGTTCTGCCCTGGGAAGGGTAAAAAAGAACACGCTTCCCCTGTCCGCGCCCTCTGGCGGGCTTTGGACCCATATCCGGCCGTGCATAACCGATACCGCGTGCTTACATATGGAAAGACCGAGACCCGTGCCGCCTGTGGTCCGGCTTCGTTCCTTGTCGATCCTGTAGAATCTTTCAAATATCCTGTCTTTGTGCTGTTCGGCAATCCCGGGACCCTGATCCCGGATGCCGAAAATGATTTCCCGGTCCTTTGTTTCGCAGAACACTTCCACGGTACCGCCGGAGGGCGAATATCGTACAGCGTTGTCCAGAAGGTTTCTGACCACCCTGTTTAAAGCCGCTTCATCAGCCTTTACCATCACCGGCGGGGTTATGCTGTTTTCGAGTTTTATGTGTTTTTCTCCGGCCATGGGCTTGCAGATTTCCGTGGCGGATTGAAAAACACCGGCTGCATCCAGGGGCAGAAGATTGAGTCCCGCAGGTCTTTCCTCCAGGCGGGTTAACGCCAGCAGGTCGTTTACGATAGTTGTCATCTGCTCGGTATTTTTTCTGATGGTCAAAAGAAATGATTCCGCCTGTGCGTCCAGAGAAAAATCCCCGGATGCAAGGGTTTCCACATATCCCTTTATGGATGTAAGCGGGGTTTTTAACTCATGAGAGACATTTGCCACAAAATCGCGCCGGATTTTTTCCAGGCGCCTGTGAGTGCTTATATCGTAGAAAACGATCAATGCCCCGCCTTCGGGTATTTTCAGGGCATAGACTTCGTAATAGCGCTCGTCTTCTGCCGAAACGGTAAGGCTGCATTCTTGTTCACCGCCAAGAATCCTGTTGCATGCCTCCTGAACTTCGCTGTTGAGCAGAACTTCCAGGGGGCGTTTTCCTATGCACGAAAGCCTGCATTCCGCGATATCTCCCATGGCCCGGTTAATGCTTTTGATTCTGCCCGCCCGGTCCAGGAGCATCACACCTTCGCGCATGTTTTCAACGATAGCCTCCATCTCAGTGTTCTGCTCTGAGATGACCTCCATCTGTTCGTGTATCCTGTCAGCGGTTTCGTTGAGCGTTACAGAGAGATCGTAGAACTCCCGGCCTGAATCCATTATGTAATGATGGGAAAAATCTCCGGACGCGACTGACTTTAACCTGTCCATTACCCTGTGTATGGGTTTTTCCAGTTTTCTTGCCAGATACAGACTTACCAGGAAGGCCACTGCCGCAATAAGTGCCATTCCCGCCCAAAATCGCCGGGTATAGGAATTGAGCCTGTTCTCAACAGAAGAGACAGGGTATGCGGCACGAAGGTACAGGGGTTGTTTTTCTTCAGGCGTACGGATCTGCTTGGCCGCGTAGATAAGGTTGCGCCGGATCGTGGCGGAATAGCGCATGCTTACAGCCGGCTGCCCGCTTTTTCCGGTCTCAAGGATCTCCTCCCTGTCTGCGTGGTTTTCCATGTATCTGAGTTCGTCAAAACGTACCGAGGAGTCGGCAATGACTTTTCCGCCGGGTTTTATAACGGTTATTCTATAGCCCAGCCTTTCGGCCATGGCGCCGCACCACCGGTCCAGTTGCTCGTTGTTTTCAAATGGGGCGTCTTTTTTAAGCGTCCATTCCAGAAATTCGAGCTGTTCAAGGGCGTTTTCCCTGGATTCCTTCAAAATTTCGCTTTTTAAGGCCGTGTAGAAGTAAATGCCCGGCAGGACAACCGCAATGGCAAGCACTGCGCAGAATGCCAGAAAAAGCCTGTTTCTGAACTTCATGTATTTCATTTAATTTTCCCTGAACCGGTAGCCCACGCCCCGGACCGTTTCAATGTCGTCGGCATAGGGCTCGATTTTCTGTCTGAGCCGCCTTATATGCGTGTCAACGGTTCTGTGATAGCCCTCGAACTGATATCCCCAGACCCGGTCTAGCAGAATGTCTCTTGAGCGGACTCTCCCCCTGTTTTTAAGCAGGTCAAACAGAAGGTTGAACTCCGTTACAGTCAGGTGTAGCTCTCTGTCCCCGATCCGGATCCTGTAGTTTTCAGGCTCCAGTACCATGTCTTTGTGACGCAGAAGGTTTTCTTCGTCTGCCTCCTGCGGCGGGGCGTGGCGTCTTAGCACAGCCTTTATGCGAAGCATAAGCTCCCTTGGTGAAAAAGGCTTTACAATGTAGTCGTCCGCCCCCAGCTCAAAACCCACTATCCTGTCTACTTCCTCGCCTTTGGCTGTAAGCATAATAACCGGTATGTTTTGGGTGTCCTGATTGCGTTTGAGTGTTTTGCAAACTTCCAGGCCGTCTGTGCCGGGCAGCATCAGATCCAGGATCACCATGCAGGGGTGTTCGCGGATGGCGGCTTCAAGGCCTTCATCCCCGCTGCTTTCCTTTAGGGCGCGGAAGCCCTCGTGTTCCAGATGCCAGGCGATCAGGTTTAAAATGTCGGTGTCATCTTCAATGACCAGTATGGTCTCTTGCATGGTTTTTACTTTCAGGCCCGTGACCGGTGAATTACAGAATAAGATGGATAAGCCTGTAAAAAGTCTTTTTTACAGGGCATTTATAGTTTTAAGTTTGAAGTGATTAAGTGTTAAGTAAAATCGATATGTTATCTTTTTATTGGTTGTCGGTTATAGAAGCTTCCGAACTTTTAATCGTGCAATCAAGAATAACCTCTGGGAAAAAAGTTTTACAGTTTTTTCTGCAGTCTGTTTCGGATGATAATGGCAGCCAGGTTCAGGCCCAGGACCAGAAACATAAGCACCAGCGCTGTCCCGTACTGCAGGGGCCTTGTCTTGTCTATGCTGGTGCCCGCAGTTGCCAGAACGTATATATGATAAGGCATGACCATGATCTCATCAAAAATGGATGACGGCAGTTTGCCCGTGTAATAAACAGCAGCAGTAAACATGATCGGCGCGGTCTCACCTGCCGCCCGGCTGACACCCAGTATGAATCCCGTAAGCATGCCCGGAAGAGCTGCGGGCAGGACCATCTTGTATATGGTCTGCCATTTTGTGGCGCCCAGGGCAAGGGAGGCCTCCCTGTAGGACTGGGGGATGCTTCGCAGGGACTCTTCCGCGGATCCGATGATCAGGGGGAGGATAAATGCCCCCAGGGTCAGCGCCCCCGCAAGCAGACTGACTCCCATGCCAAGCAGGATAACAAAAAATCCCAGGCCGAAAAGACCGTAAACCACGGAAGGGACCCCTGCAAGGTTGATAATTCCCATGCGGAGAATCCGGGTCCACCTGCCTTCGCCTGCAAACTCGTTTAGATATATTGCGGTGCCCACCCCGAGCGGGAAGGCCACCAGAATGGCCCCCAGGCTTATGTATATCGTGCCGAGTATGCAGGGAAGGATGCCCCCCTCGGTCATTGATTCTCTGGGCATCTGGGTCAGAAATTCCCAGCTTATGGCGCTGATGCCGTTTATTGCGATAAAACCGATAAATACAGCCAGGACCAGTACATTGATATAGCTTGCACCCCTGAACAGGGTAAAAGCCATGCCTTGGGAGAATTTTCGCTTATAGAGCGGTTTCATTATTCCTCCGGGTTTCTCCGGGTGTCCTTATAGATTGGCCTCGCCCACCTGCTTGTGTTTTTCCGACAGCCAGGAAGCGATGAGGTTGAAGACAAAAGTGAATACAAAAAGTACCAGCCCTATGGCAAACAAGGCATGATAATGATGGCTCTGAAACGGTGCCTCCCCCATTTCAGCCGCGATGCTTGCAGGCATGGGCCGCACCGGGTCAAATACGGATTCAGGTATCATGGCCGCGCCGCCTGCCACCATGAGCACTACCATGGTTTCGCCTATGGTCCTTGCTATTCCCAGCACAACCGCGGTGGTGATTCCCGCAAGAGAGGCGGGAAGAATGACCCGGGAAATGGTCTCCCAGTGGGTGGCCCCCAGGGCCATGGAGCCTTCTTTTACATGAGCGGGAACACTGTATATGGCGTCCTCTGATATGCTGGCGATGGTGGGCACTGCCATGAATGCCAGCATAATCGAGGCATTGAAGATATTCAGCCCGGTGTTTAGGTCCAGCAGGTTTTGCAGAAACGGTGCCATGACCACCATTCCGAAAAAACCAATGACCACCGTGGGCAGCCCCTCGATGAGTTCGATTACCGGTTTGAGTATCGAGCGGGTCCTGGGGTGTGCAATTTCCGCCAGGTAGATGGCGGTGCATACACCCACGGGAATGGCAATAAGCGAGGACAGGCCAACCACGCACAGGGATCCGACGATCAGTGAGAAAATCCCGTAATCTGCGGGATCATAGGTGGGATACCATTGGGTTCCAAAGATAAAATCCACCACTGAAACCACCTCGAAAATCGGCAGCCCTTCTTTTACAAGAAAGAGGAAGATCAAAAGCAGGATAATTACCCCGCTTGCTCCCACAAGAAGGAAAAACCCGTGTACCAGTTTTTCCCTTTGCCAGCTCTGCAGGCCCATGTTGTTTCCCTGTTTGGTTTTGTGCGGTTTGTGAAGTTGTCCATTAACGGCATTAAGGGAGTGCAGATGGGAACCTGCACTCCCTTTTTATCTCAGGAATTGATGCATTTTTTTTAATACAGGGGCACGTAACCGACGTTTTCAGCCAGCGGCTGACCCTTCTCGGGATGCAGTGCAAAGTTGATAAATTTCAGCGCTGTGCCCGAGGGCCACCCGTCGGTGAAGTAATAGAGATACCGGGAGACAGGAAATTCTCCTGAAGCCGTGGTTTCGGGTGTACCCTCCACCCCGTCGATTTTGACGTTTTTAAGGTCTTCGTCCAGGTAGCCGATCCCTATGTAGCCGATTGCATAGGGATTGCCTTTTACGGTTTCCACGGCTGCTCCGTTGGAGGCCACGGTCTGTGCCCTGGGCGTAACCCTGTCGCCCTTAAGGATGATGTCTCCCCAGACCCCGTATGTGCCCGAGGATGAATCCCTGGAAACCAGTGTGATTCTGCGGTCAGTGCCGCCCACTTCCTTCCAGTTGGTTATGTCTCCGTTATAGATGCCTCTGAGCTCTTCCAGGCTCAGGTCGTCTACCGGGTTGTCCGGGTTTACAACCGGGATGATGCTGTCTAATGCCACTCCGAACGGAACCGGGTAATGCCCGTTTTCAACCGCCCTTTTGACCTCTTCGTCTTTGATGAAACGGGATGCCTGGCAGATATCGGTGGTACCGTCGATAAGGGCTTTTATGCCGTTGCCCGAGCCGCCTCCGGATATGGAGATGTTAACATCCGGATACTTTTCCATGAAGGCCTCTGCCACTTTCTGGGTTACGGGCAGAACAGTCGTGGAGCCCTTGATTGTGAGTTTTTCGGCAGACCACGCCTGTGTCGTGCCCAGGGTAAGCCCCATAATGAAAACCAGCATGATCATCAACAGTCTTTTCATAAGATCCTCCTTAAATGTTTTTGATTCATTTTTTCGGCTGCGCCGGCAACTTTTTTTGCAGCGCAGGGTCTTTCTGCATGTGCAAGCAAACAATAACCCCGCTTTGCTACAGGTTCATGGCTGATATGTTACGATTCTGTTACGATTTTTCGGGCGTCCTTGCCCTTTTTTGATGCAGCCGGTCTCATGTGCCTGCTGAACCGAATCTATTAATAAGTTAAAACTGAAAAGGCCTTCGCGCCCGCAAGCTGAAAAAATTTTTTGAATTGTCATAAAAACGTCACCTTTTCTCCGCTGAATCGACAATGTCGTCGGCTATACCCGCCACTGAAAGTGAAAACACAAACGTCAAATCACAAAAAAAGGAGAAAAGGAAATGAAGCGTTTGAATCGGTTAGCAGGACCATTGAGCAGGGCCGGGGCGATATTATTGACATCGTTCGCCTGTGTTTTCGCATTCGCTGCAGGGCCCGCTGCAGCGGAGAAAAGTACCACGGAGGAGATTCTGGATATCCTGAAACAAGGAGATCACATTTCAGATTCCCGGTATGAGGAGCTCACACAGAGGGTAAAAGGCGGAAAAAGCCGTTATGACGTGAAGTTCGGCGGGCGCATCATG
The window above is part of the Desulfosalsimonas propionicica genome. Proteins encoded here:
- a CDS encoding pseudouridine synthase, whose product is MAPKEEKKRVRLQKFMADAGICSRRRAEDYIRKGLVQVNGQTVTQMGTTVDPDTDRVEVSGKPVVPARQEVYIMLNKPAGYICSCSQPGRKIVLDLVDVDQRVFPVGRLDRDSTGLVLLTSDGRIHHRLAHPSFDHEKQYEVAVDRPVSDAKLDELRCGVKLSDGMTRPAEVLRHGEKSFDITLQEGRNRQIRRMAEAVGCKVVRLHRIRMGPVWLKDLPPGQWRHLTEAEQRKLLNSCGL
- the phoU gene encoding phosphate signaling complex protein PhoU, producing MERLHFHQELEKLKITVLNMAAHCQDAYERATRAYKNRDTELAQEVIDGDKKINSIELEVDKQSLRLLALEQPMAKDLRMIIGNMKISNELERIADQAVNIAERTIFLCQHPPLEKTSAMESLIETSRQMLKQAIMSFRDMDVQTAREIRRMDDQADESTVQVLKSLIELIVADAPAIDSRRIKTRRSIQTIIISRCMERVADLSTNIGEQVIFIAEGLNIKHQELREEDPGSSQ
- the pstB gene encoding phosphate ABC transporter ATP-binding protein PstB encodes the protein MTEQAKFQVNSLNFYYGDFKALEDINLELRKNQVSALIGPSGCGKSTFLRCLNRMNDLIPATRAEGEILLDSENIYSPSVDVVSLRRRVGMVFQKPNPFPKTVFDNVAYGLRVNGIKDKRLLREKVEWNLKQAALWDEIKDRLNQSALGLSGGQQQRLCIARALAVEPEVLLMDEPASALDPIATQKIEDLIHELKKRFTIIIVTHNMQQAARVSDITAFFYMGKLIESGDTETLFTRPGLKQTEDYITGRFG
- a CDS encoding ATP-binding protein; translated protein: MKYMKFRNRLFLAFCAVLAIAVVLPGIYFYTALKSEILKESRENALEQLEFLEWTLKKDAPFENNEQLDRWCGAMAERLGYRITVIKPGGKVIADSSVRFDELRYMENHADREEILETGKSGQPAVSMRYSATIRRNLIYAAKQIRTPEEKQPLYLRAAYPVSSVENRLNSYTRRFWAGMALIAAVAFLVSLYLARKLEKPIHRVMDRLKSVASGDFSHHYIMDSGREFYDLSVTLNETADRIHEQMEVISEQNTEMEAIVENMREGVMLLDRAGRIKSINRAMGDIAECRLSCIGKRPLEVLLNSEVQEACNRILGGEQECSLTVSAEDERYYEVYALKIPEGGALIVFYDISTHRRLEKIRRDFVANVSHELKTPLTSIKGYVETLASGDFSLDAQAESFLLTIRKNTEQMTTIVNDLLALTRLEERPAGLNLLPLDAAGVFQSATEICKPMAGEKHIKLENSITPPVMVKADEAALNRVVRNLLDNAVRYSPSGGTVEVFCETKDREIIFGIRDQGPGIAEQHKDRIFERFYRIDKERSRTTGGTGLGLSICKHAVSVMHGRIWVQSPPEGADRGSVFFFTLPRAEQGPEDVDSNTGGCGNKQKGLDQT
- a CDS encoding response regulator is translated as MQETILVIEDDTDILNLIAWHLEHEGFRALKESSGDEGLEAAIREHPCMVILDLMLPGTDGLEVCKTLKRNQDTQNIPVIMLTAKGEEVDRIVGFELGADDYIVKPFSPRELMLRIKAVLRRHAPPQEADEENLLRHKDMVLEPENYRIRIGDRELHLTVTEFNLLFDLLKNRGRVRSRDILLDRVWGYQFEGYHRTVDTHIRRLRQKIEPYADDIETVRGVGYRFREN
- the pstA gene encoding phosphate ABC transporter permease PstA is translated as MKPLYKRKFSQGMAFTLFRGASYINVLVLAVFIGFIAINGISAISWEFLTQMPRESMTEGGILPCILGTIYISLGAILVAFPLGVGTAIYLNEFAGEGRWTRILRMGIINLAGVPSVVYGLFGLGFFVILLGMGVSLLAGALTLGAFILPLIIGSAEESLRSIPQSYREASLALGATKWQTIYKMVLPAALPGMLTGFILGVSRAAGETAPIMFTAAVYYTGKLPSSIFDEIMVMPYHIYVLATAGTSIDKTRPLQYGTALVLMFLVLGLNLAAIIIRNRLQKKL